A window of the Chloroflexus sp. Y-396-1 genome harbors these coding sequences:
- a CDS encoding TerC family protein, with protein MVDTIWVWVGFNLLVLTLLALDLGVFHREAHEVSLREAVIWSIVWISLALVFNVGLYLFWDQIMPNSDLNASDAGLAFLTGYLIEKALSVDNIFVFVLIFSYFAVPAKYQHRVLFWGILGALIMRGTMIAAGAALIKQFHWIIWVFGAFLIFTGIRMAMSQDEQVEPDKNPVVRMFRRFMPISDRYDGQKFLTRQNGMLMATPLLLVLVMVETTDLIFAVDSIPAIFAVTQDPFIVYTSNVFAILGLRALYFVLAGVVHLFHYLKLGLSVVLSFVGIKMLLPDLSAALIGVSWKIPTAVSLGVVATIIGVSIVASLIRARIVKHSEQAASS; from the coding sequence ATGGTAGATACGATATGGGTCTGGGTTGGGTTTAATCTACTGGTATTGACACTTCTCGCGCTTGACCTAGGGGTATTTCACCGTGAAGCCCATGAAGTGTCGTTACGTGAAGCCGTCATTTGGAGTATAGTCTGGATTTCCCTTGCGCTAGTCTTCAATGTAGGGCTGTATCTATTTTGGGATCAGATCATGCCTAATAGCGATCTCAATGCGAGTGACGCTGGTCTAGCGTTTTTGACCGGTTATCTCATAGAAAAGGCACTAAGTGTTGATAATATTTTCGTCTTCGTATTGATCTTCTCATATTTTGCAGTTCCGGCGAAATACCAGCATCGGGTACTCTTTTGGGGGATTCTCGGCGCCCTTATCATGCGCGGTACAATGATTGCCGCTGGAGCAGCGCTGATCAAGCAGTTTCACTGGATCATCTGGGTGTTCGGTGCATTCCTGATCTTTACCGGCATTCGGATGGCAATGTCACAAGACGAGCAAGTCGAGCCTGATAAGAATCCGGTGGTACGCATGTTCCGCCGTTTTATGCCGATCAGTGATCGCTACGACGGTCAGAAATTTCTCACCCGCCAAAACGGTATGCTTATGGCAACCCCCCTCTTGCTGGTGCTGGTCATGGTAGAGACGACCGATCTCATTTTTGCCGTCGACTCGATACCAGCCATCTTTGCCGTAACGCAAGATCCGTTCATCGTCTACACATCCAATGTCTTCGCCATTCTGGGTCTACGAGCACTCTACTTCGTACTGGCTGGCGTGGTTCATCTCTTCCACTATCTCAAGCTTGGCTTGTCAGTGGTGCTGAGCTTTGTTGGCATCAAGATGCTCTTACCCGATCTCAGCGCAGCACTGATTGGCGTAAGCTGGAAGATACCGACGGCTGTCTCGCTAGGTGTGGTAGCAACCATTATTGGCGTATCAATTGTCGCTTCTTTGATACGAGCACGGATTGTCAAACACAGCGAACAGGCCGCCTCCTCATAA
- a CDS encoding cupredoxin domain-containing protein, with amino-acid sequence MMQKQVYATTTVMRAMNRLWFRRYCYAMCILAVILLNACGAPLRERTIEVTAIEMRFDPDRIEVRTGEQVFLRLRNRGQIAHSLTIELPTGDRTVSADPGVDAILTFRAPAPGEYRFYCRIPGHEAQQGVLVVLP; translated from the coding sequence ATGATGCAGAAACAAGTGTATGCTACGACTACAGTGATGCGTGCTATGAATCGTCTCTGGTTTCGTCGTTATTGTTATGCTATGTGTATTCTTGCCGTCATTCTGCTAAACGCCTGTGGCGCACCGCTGCGTGAACGCACGATTGAAGTAACTGCCATCGAAATGCGATTTGATCCAGATCGGATCGAAGTGCGCACCGGAGAACAAGTTTTTCTCCGCCTTCGCAACCGCGGCCAGATCGCACATAGTCTGACTATCGAGCTACCTACCGGTGACCGCACTGTTTCAGCCGATCCAGGGGTCGATGCGATACTAACATTCCGGGCGCCAGCACCCGGTGAATACCGTTTCTACTGCCGTATTCCCGGTCATGAAGCCCAACAGGGAGTGTTGGTTGTTCTTCCCTGA
- a CDS encoding calcium/sodium antiporter encodes MSLLVFGFMLGGLIFLATGGELLVRGASRLAALAGISPLVIGLTVVSFGTSSPELAVSIQAGLAGKSDIAVGNVVGSNIFNILFILGVCALVSPLVVAVQLIRREVPFMIAVSLLLIGQAFDRAISWFDGFILFSLLIGYIIWSIYASRQEREEVIAEYAQEFGSAKLPAQRKGMVLLLNIGFIVVGLVLLAIGSNWLVEGATSLARAFGVSDVVMGLTIVAAGTSLPEVVASIVATLKRERDIAIGNVIGSNIFNILGILGLSALVTPGGLTVAPSIVAFDLPVMIAVAFAALPIFISGLSINRWEGLLFLAYYVAYTAYLILAATQHDALPFFSSVMILFVLPITAVTLSILLIHALRRRDWVKA; translated from the coding sequence ATGAGTCTCTTGGTATTCGGTTTCATGCTCGGTGGTCTTATCTTCCTTGCCACTGGTGGTGAGCTTCTAGTACGTGGCGCCAGCCGCCTGGCAGCGCTGGCTGGCATCTCTCCGCTTGTGATTGGTCTGACGGTTGTATCGTTTGGTACCAGTTCACCAGAGTTGGCGGTGAGTATTCAGGCCGGCTTAGCCGGTAAAAGTGACATTGCAGTCGGCAATGTGGTGGGGAGTAATATCTTCAACATTCTCTTCATTCTGGGTGTGTGTGCGCTGGTCAGCCCACTGGTTGTAGCCGTACAGCTTATCCGCCGTGAAGTACCGTTTATGATCGCTGTTTCGCTATTACTTATCGGTCAGGCATTTGATAGAGCCATAAGCTGGTTTGATGGCTTCATCCTGTTTAGCCTACTGATCGGATATATCATCTGGTCAATATACGCCAGTCGGCAGGAACGAGAAGAAGTGATAGCAGAGTATGCGCAGGAATTTGGTTCCGCAAAACTGCCCGCTCAGCGGAAAGGAATGGTCTTGCTGCTGAATATCGGCTTTATCGTAGTTGGGCTGGTATTACTGGCGATTGGATCAAACTGGCTGGTTGAAGGGGCAACTTCACTGGCGCGTGCGTTTGGAGTCAGCGATGTAGTCATGGGTCTCACAATTGTGGCTGCCGGTACATCACTCCCGGAAGTGGTTGCTTCAATTGTTGCCACGCTCAAGCGCGAGCGGGACATTGCTATTGGAAATGTTATTGGCAGCAACATCTTCAACATCCTCGGTATCCTTGGATTATCTGCACTCGTAACACCGGGTGGTCTTACCGTTGCCCCATCGATTGTGGCATTCGATCTGCCAGTGATGATTGCAGTAGCTTTTGCAGCTCTACCAATCTTTATCTCCGGTCTCAGCATCAATCGCTGGGAAGGCTTACTCTTTCTTGCTTATTACGTTGCGTACACGGCGTATCTGATACTGGCTGCAACCCAACATGATGCTCTGCCGTTCTTCAGTAGCGTGATGATACTCTTTGTACTACCGATAACAGCAGTGACCCTCTCTATTCTTCTGATCCACGCGCTGCGCCGAAGAGATTGGGTTAAAGCATAG
- a CDS encoding alpha/beta fold hydrolase, with protein sequence MKRKPTMDIPTALVPYARRVALRNAEIFYYDAGPVDHPTLLLLHGLGDEADTWRSIILPLSREYRIIAPDLPGFGRSLGPRGAYSLTFFARTIAEFIATLQLRYITLVGHSLGAMIAQRLSIGLPDLIEQQILISGCLPVKRRLPELKQWLLLIPGLGELMLAIMRRSQELAFFSLQPFYYSLYDLPARERRFLRKRVMARLHHPQQRRSTLSALRWLAIDTFFRANQYLDLVSKCRIPTVLIIGDHDVIVDGELIEATHVLLNEQAQCIHLERCGHMPQQEWPDMICELLSGLHPAAQTVDCQGEPSGGL encoded by the coding sequence ATGAAGCGAAAACCCACCATGGACATTCCTACTGCCCTGGTTCCGTATGCTCGTAGGGTTGCGCTGCGCAATGCAGAAATCTTCTACTACGATGCTGGGCCGGTTGATCACCCAACACTTCTCCTTTTGCATGGGCTGGGAGATGAAGCTGATACCTGGCGCTCAATTATCTTGCCATTATCGCGTGAATACCGGATCATTGCTCCTGATTTACCTGGCTTTGGTCGTAGTCTTGGCCCTCGTGGCGCCTACAGTCTAACCTTCTTCGCCCGCACGATTGCCGAATTTATAGCAACCCTGCAACTGCGGTACATCACACTGGTTGGTCATTCATTAGGGGCTATGATCGCTCAGCGTCTGAGCATCGGCCTGCCGGACCTTATCGAACAGCAGATCCTGATTAGTGGTTGTCTACCGGTAAAGCGCCGTCTGCCGGAATTAAAGCAATGGCTGCTGTTAATCCCAGGTCTTGGCGAATTGATGCTGGCGATCATGCGCCGTTCACAAGAGCTGGCCTTTTTTAGTTTACAACCGTTCTATTACAGCCTGTACGATCTGCCTGCCCGTGAGCGGCGGTTTCTCAGGAAGCGGGTTATGGCTCGTCTCCACCATCCACAACAACGACGGTCAACACTTTCTGCGCTCCGTTGGTTGGCGATTGACACCTTCTTCCGTGCCAATCAATATCTTGATTTGGTCAGTAAATGTCGAATACCGACAGTACTGATCATTGGCGATCACGATGTCATTGTTGATGGTGAACTTATAGAAGCCACGCACGTCTTGCTTAACGAACAAGCTCAGTGTATTCACCTAGAACGGTGTGGTCATATGCCGCAGCAGGAATGGCCCGACATGATTTGTGAGCTACTGAGCGGCCTGCATCCTGCTGCGCAGACGGTTGATTGTCAGGGTGAACCTTCGGGAGGGTTATGA